In the genome of Pseudomonas bubulae, one region contains:
- a CDS encoding endonuclease/exonuclease/phosphatase family protein yields MSRLLRRTASGLLLISALLACLVYSVTWRPGAREVLPLTCPGTAPVLVPGQALKVMTWNIQYLAGKRYVFWYNLADGSGPDTRPTREDMAFSLDEVARVIRDERPDLVLLQEVDDNAKASDYQNQLALLQERLIDLYPCSTQAFTWKADFVPDWHIFGSVGRSLVTLSRFQIEHAERLQLPLADTNFLSRQFQPRPALLVNYLPLNDGGQLAAINTQLDAPSANNSNLRLQMQTVAELADKLEGQGTPWLIGGDFNLLPIGQYLRLPEPLRQGYSQDSELHLLWEKYPMIPSNPEATGIDRELWLTHFPNLPDADEPDRTLDYLFHSPKLQRIEGYVRQEDTQTISDHLPVLARLLLPAD; encoded by the coding sequence ATGTCACGTTTATTACGCCGCACCGCATCAGGTTTGCTGCTGATCTCAGCGCTGCTGGCATGTCTGGTTTATAGCGTTACATGGCGGCCCGGTGCCCGCGAGGTGCTGCCCCTGACGTGCCCTGGCACCGCCCCGGTGCTGGTACCAGGCCAGGCGCTCAAGGTAATGACGTGGAACATCCAGTACCTGGCCGGCAAGCGCTATGTGTTCTGGTACAACCTGGCTGACGGCAGCGGCCCTGACACCCGCCCCACCCGGGAAGACATGGCTTTCAGCCTTGATGAGGTAGCGCGGGTCATACGTGACGAACGCCCGGATCTCGTGCTGTTGCAGGAAGTCGATGACAACGCCAAGGCCAGCGATTACCAGAACCAGCTGGCCCTGCTGCAAGAACGCCTGATCGACCTCTACCCCTGCAGCACCCAGGCCTTTACCTGGAAGGCCGACTTTGTGCCCGACTGGCATATTTTCGGCAGTGTCGGACGCTCTCTGGTCACCCTCAGCCGCTTCCAGATCGAACACGCAGAACGTCTGCAATTGCCCCTGGCCGATACCAACTTTCTCAGCCGTCAGTTCCAGCCCAGGCCCGCGCTGCTGGTCAACTACCTGCCACTCAATGATGGCGGGCAACTGGCAGCAATCAATACACAACTGGATGCGCCCTCCGCCAACAACAGCAACCTGCGCCTGCAAATGCAGACTGTCGCCGAACTGGCCGACAAGCTGGAAGGCCAGGGCACGCCGTGGTTGATCGGCGGGGACTTCAACCTGCTGCCCATCGGCCAGTACTTGCGCCTGCCCGAGCCATTGCGCCAGGGCTACTCGCAAGACAGCGAGTTGCACCTGCTCTGGGAAAAGTACCCGATGATCCCCAGCAACCCTGAAGCTACCGGCATCGACCGCGAACTGTGGCTGACCCACTTTCCCAATCTCCCCGACGCGGACGAGCCCGACCGTACGCTCGACTACCTCTTCCACAGCCCCAAGCTGCAGCGCATCGAAGGCTATGTGCGCCAGGAAGACACCCAGACCATCTCCGACCACCTGCCGGTGCTGGCCCGATTGCTGCTGCCTGCAGACTGA
- a CDS encoding YciC family protein has translation MNPLTVLRDSLYFFQRNLSQIVTLCLPLVILEAVLQHIVDNAAGPDASPGYGLVVGLLLYPLYTAALILFLDARSQGESPRNRDLLASAVNLWPKFALLSAISTLLIVLGLSMFFIPGIFLTVVLAFSEYRLVLRGDAPLAAMKSSFTLTRGHFWRIFVCILAVLGPLMLLKEFSYTLFSKDDNTLLSLALDSANSFLQLFVSVVLFRLFMLISEKSEL, from the coding sequence ATGAATCCGCTGACTGTTCTTCGCGACTCCCTGTACTTCTTCCAGCGCAATCTGAGCCAGATCGTAACGCTGTGCCTGCCGCTGGTCATCCTTGAAGCTGTGCTGCAGCACATTGTCGACAACGCCGCAGGCCCGGATGCATCGCCCGGTTATGGCCTGGTTGTCGGGCTGCTGCTGTACCCTCTGTACACCGCCGCCCTGATCCTGTTTCTCGATGCCCGCAGCCAGGGCGAAAGCCCGCGCAACCGCGACCTGCTGGCCTCGGCGGTTAATCTTTGGCCCAAGTTCGCCCTGCTCTCGGCAATCAGCACGCTGCTGATCGTGCTGGGGCTGTCGATGTTTTTTATTCCGGGCATTTTCCTGACCGTGGTACTGGCCTTCTCCGAGTACCGACTGGTATTGCGTGGTGATGCTCCGCTGGCGGCCATGAAATCGAGCTTCACCCTGACCCGCGGGCATTTCTGGCGGATTTTCGTTTGCATACTGGCCGTACTGGGCCCTCTGATGTTGCTCAAGGAATTCAGTTACACCCTGTTTTCCAAGGACGACAACACACTGCTATCGCTGGCACTCGATAGCGCCAACAGCTTCTTGCAGTTGTTTGTTTCCGTCGTACTGTTTCGTTTATTTATGTTGATCAGCGAAAAGTCAGAACTATAA
- a CDS encoding DUF2076 domain-containing protein — translation MNSEEQSLIDGLFTRLQQAEAGSAPRDAQAQARINEHLARQPAATYYMAQALLVQEAALKQLDQQNKQLQAELAQAKAAAAPAPSGGSFLSGLFGGGDRVSAPTPGPTSGTGGWRDGPAAAPVVAPQPAAAAPAPALGSGFLGGALKTAAGVAGGVMLAQGISSLFHHNQQPQIVEEIIEQPGSVSDAGWGSGNQQYANSGSGIEDVGLDDDGFFSDDDSYV, via the coding sequence ATGAACAGCGAAGAGCAAAGCCTGATTGACGGGTTGTTTACACGGTTGCAGCAGGCCGAGGCAGGATCAGCCCCGCGCGATGCCCAGGCCCAGGCGCGGATCAATGAACATCTGGCGCGTCAGCCTGCGGCAACGTACTACATGGCTCAGGCGCTGCTGGTGCAAGAGGCTGCGCTCAAGCAACTCGACCAGCAGAACAAGCAATTGCAGGCAGAACTGGCTCAGGCGAAGGCTGCTGCGGCACCTGCGCCATCTGGGGGGAGCTTTTTGTCGGGACTTTTTGGCGGTGGCGATCGGGTATCGGCTCCCACGCCCGGCCCAACGTCGGGCACCGGGGGTTGGCGTGATGGCCCGGCAGCGGCTCCTGTCGTGGCCCCTCAACCAGCAGCAGCGGCGCCGGCCCCAGCATTGGGCAGCGGCTTTTTGGGCGGAGCCCTGAAAACGGCAGCGGGTGTGGCGGGCGGCGTGATGCTGGCGCAAGGCATCAGTAGCCTGTTCCACCACAATCAGCAGCCGCAGATTGTCGAGGAAATCATCGAGCAACCAGGTTCTGTCAGCGACGCTGGCTGGGGCAGCGGCAACCAGCAGTACGCCAATAGCGGCTCGGGAATTGAAGACGTCGGCCTGGACGATGACGGCTTCTTTTCTGACGACGACTCCTACGTTTGA
- a CDS encoding NYN domain-containing protein → MKKIAVFADVQNLYYTVRQAYGCHFNYAALWADISKRGEIVEAYAYAIDRGDSKQQQFQQILRNLGFIVKLKPYIQRSDGSAKGDWDVGITIDIMDSAANVDEVVLASGDGDFDLLLERIASKHGVETVAYGVPGLTANSLIRAASRYVPIEGNLLLK, encoded by the coding sequence GTGAAAAAAATTGCGGTCTTCGCGGATGTGCAGAACCTTTATTACACGGTTCGCCAGGCCTATGGCTGCCATTTCAATTACGCCGCCCTGTGGGCTGATATCAGCAAGCGCGGTGAAATTGTCGAAGCCTATGCCTATGCGATTGACCGGGGTGACAGCAAGCAGCAGCAGTTTCAGCAGATCCTGCGCAACCTCGGTTTTATCGTAAAACTCAAACCCTATATCCAGCGCAGCGATGGCTCGGCCAAGGGCGACTGGGATGTGGGCATTACCATCGATATCATGGACTCGGCAGCCAATGTCGACGAAGTGGTACTGGCCTCGGGTGACGGTGATTTCGACCTGCTCCTGGAGCGTATTGCCAGCAAGCATGGGGTTGAAACCGTGGCCTACGGTGTGCCCGGTCTGACGGCCAATTCATTGATTCGCGCTGCCAGCCGCTATGTGCCGATTGAAGGCAATTTGCTGCTTAAGTAA
- a CDS encoding PolC-type DNA polymerase III, with protein MERIAVIDFETTGISPSSTCRATEIAVVILERGRIVERYQSLMNAGVRVPGFIEQLTGISNAMLRTAPSAEQVMNEVNEFVGITPLLAHNAAFDQKFWDFEMGRIKRTRLQNFACSLLLARRLMPAAPNHKLGTLTTFADLPHTGKAHRAMADAEMAANLTAHLAEQLRQKHGLRELNHDLLCSLQKVPAAKINEHLKRYRGF; from the coding sequence TTGGAACGCATCGCGGTAATTGACTTTGAGACCACCGGCATCTCCCCGAGCAGCACCTGCCGGGCCACTGAAATTGCCGTGGTGATTCTTGAGCGCGGTCGCATTGTCGAGCGTTATCAAAGCCTGATGAATGCCGGTGTGCGGGTGCCTGGGTTTATCGAGCAGTTGACCGGCATCAGCAACGCCATGTTGCGCACCGCGCCGTCGGCTGAGCAGGTGATGAACGAGGTCAACGAGTTCGTCGGCATTACCCCGTTGCTGGCGCACAATGCTGCGTTTGACCAAAAATTCTGGGATTTTGAAATGGGCCGCATCAAGCGCACCCGTTTACAGAACTTCGCCTGTTCATTGTTGCTGGCGCGTCGCCTGATGCCTGCGGCGCCTAACCACAAGCTGGGCACGCTGACCACCTTTGCCGACTTGCCCCACACCGGCAAAGCTCACCGGGCCATGGCCGATGCGGAAATGGCGGCCAACTTGACGGCTCACCTGGCTGAGCAACTGCGCCAGAAGCACGGGTTACGTGAATTGAACCACGACCTGTTGTGCAGCTTGCAGAAAGTCCCGGCGGCGAAGATCAATGAGCATCTCAAGCGGTATCGCGGGTTTTAA
- the yedA gene encoding drug/metabolite exporter YedA, which yields MPAARRFPLQLIGAFFALYIIWGSTYLAIRIGIESWPPLMMAGVRFLIAGSLMYGFMRWRGAPAPTAVQWRSAAMIGFLLLACGNGGVTLAEHSGVASGVAALAVATVPLFTLLFGYFWGNRNTRLEWAGIVLGLIGIGMLNLGSNLQASPMGAAMVIFAAAAWAFGSVWSRHLPLPAGPMASAAEMLTAGAVLLAGSLLSGERMTQMPTAAGWGALLYLVFFGSIIAFSAYMYLLKNVRPAAATSYAYVNPAVAVMLGIAFAGESIGFEECLAMAVIISAVVLIGLPQWRKQKPA from the coding sequence ATGCCTGCCGCACGTCGTTTTCCGCTACAACTGATCGGTGCTTTTTTTGCCTTGTACATCATTTGGGGCTCGACTTATCTGGCTATCCGCATCGGTATTGAGTCCTGGCCGCCGTTGATGATGGCTGGCGTGCGCTTCCTGATTGCGGGCAGCCTGATGTATGGCTTTATGCGCTGGCGCGGTGCCCCCGCACCCACTGCCGTGCAATGGCGTTCGGCAGCCATGATCGGCTTTCTGTTGCTGGCGTGCGGCAACGGCGGTGTGACCCTGGCCGAACACTCGGGCGTAGCTTCCGGCGTCGCCGCCCTGGCCGTAGCCACCGTGCCCCTGTTCACCCTGCTGTTTGGTTACTTCTGGGGCAACCGCAACACCCGCCTGGAATGGGCCGGGATTGTCCTGGGGCTGATCGGCATCGGCATGCTCAACCTGGGCTCCAACCTGCAGGCCAGTCCAATGGGCGCGGCAATGGTGATCTTTGCCGCCGCGGCCTGGGCCTTTGGTTCGGTGTGGAGCCGCCACTTGCCACTGCCAGCAGGGCCAATGGCCAGCGCTGCGGAAATGCTCACCGCCGGTGCCGTATTGCTGGCGGGCAGTCTGCTCAGTGGCGAGCGCATGACTCAAATGCCCACCGCTGCAGGCTGGGGTGCGCTGCTGTATCTGGTGTTCTTCGGCTCGATCATCGCCTTCAGCGCCTATATGTACCTGCTTAAGAATGTGCGGCCGGCGGCGGCCACCAGCTATGCCTACGTCAATCCGGCGGTGGCGGTCATGCTGGGGATTGCCTTTGCCGGCGAGAGCATCGGTTTTGAGGAGTGCCTGGCCATGGCGGTCATCATCAGTGCGGTGGTGTTGATCGGTTTGCCACAGTGGCGCAAGCAGAAACCGGCCTGA
- a CDS encoding DEAD/DEAH box helicase encodes MTFATLGLIEPLLRALETLGYKTPTPVQAQAIPAVLAGRDLMAAAQTGTGKTGGFALPLLQSLTMEGPKVASNSVRALVLVPTRELAEQVHESIRQYAEHLPLSTYAVYGGVSINPQMMKMRKGVDVLVATPGRLLDLYRQKAIKFNQLQTLILDEADRMLDLGFSEELRDIYRALPKKRQTLLFSATFSDAIRLLAEQMLDNPLSIEVSPRNVAASSVKQWVIPVDKKRKAELFLHLLRTQHWKQVLVFAKTRNGVDELVGKLQGLGINADGIHGDKPQATRQRALDRFKASEVQILVATDVAARGLDIEDLPLVVNFDLPIVAEDYIHRIGRTGRAGQKGEAISLVCADEVNMLSAIEMLTRQTLPRHEEQDFEPEHRVPETDASGQVIKKPKKPKKPKTSGGGGKRNLGKWVDSGEAAPAEPSVKPVRKVPVFNTGPRKRKP; translated from the coding sequence ATGACATTCGCCACCCTTGGCCTGATCGAACCCCTGCTGCGCGCCCTTGAGACGCTCGGCTACAAGACCCCAACCCCGGTTCAGGCCCAAGCGATTCCCGCAGTACTGGCTGGTCGCGACCTGATGGCTGCGGCCCAGACCGGTACCGGCAAAACTGGCGGTTTCGCTTTACCGTTGCTGCAGTCGCTGACCATGGAAGGCCCGAAAGTGGCCAGCAACTCGGTGCGTGCACTGGTGCTGGTGCCGACCCGCGAACTGGCCGAACAGGTTCACGAAAGCATTCGCCAGTACGCCGAACACCTGCCGTTGAGCACCTACGCGGTGTACGGCGGTGTCAGCATCAACCCGCAAATGATGAAAATGCGCAAAGGCGTTGATGTACTGGTGGCCACACCGGGCCGTCTGCTGGACCTCTATCGCCAGAAAGCGATCAAGTTCAACCAGCTGCAAACCCTGATCCTCGACGAAGCTGACCGCATGCTCGACCTGGGCTTCTCCGAAGAGCTGCGTGATATCTACCGCGCCTTGCCGAAAAAGCGTCAGACCCTGCTGTTCTCGGCGACCTTTTCTGACGCGATCCGCCTGTTGGCCGAGCAGATGCTCGACAATCCGCTGAGCATCGAAGTCAGCCCGCGCAACGTGGCGGCCAGCAGCGTCAAGCAGTGGGTCATCCCGGTCGACAAAAAGCGCAAGGCTGAGCTGTTTTTGCACTTGTTGCGCACCCAGCACTGGAAGCAGGTCCTGGTGTTCGCCAAGACCCGCAACGGTGTCGATGAATTGGTAGGCAAGCTGCAAGGTCTGGGGATCAACGCTGACGGTATTCATGGCGACAAGCCACAGGCCACGCGCCAACGGGCGCTGGACCGCTTCAAGGCCAGCGAAGTGCAGATTCTGGTGGCTACCGATGTGGCTGCCCGTGGCCTGGACATCGAAGACCTGCCGCTGGTGGTCAACTTCGACCTGCCCATCGTGGCCGAAGACTATATTCACCGTATTGGTCGCACCGGTCGTGCCGGTCAGAAGGGCGAAGCCATTTCGCTGGTCTGTGCTGATGAAGTGAACATGCTGTCGGCGATCGAGATGTTGACCCGTCAGACGTTACCACGCCACGAAGAGCAGGATTTCGAGCCTGAGCACCGAGTGCCTGAAACTGATGCTTCGGGGCAGGTGATCAAAAAGCCGAAGAAGCCGAAAAAACCGAAAACCTCGGGCGGTGGCGGCAAGCGCAACCTAGGCAAATGGGTGGATAGCGGCGAAGCAGCACCCGCCGAGCCATCGGTAAAGCCGGTGCGCAAAGTGCCTGTATTCAACACCGGCCCGCGCAAGCGCAAGCCGTAA
- a CDS encoding TIGR03862 family flavoprotein, with translation MTEPSTLPSRHVAIIGGGPAGLMAAEVLSQAGMKVDLYDGMPSVGRKFLLAGVGGMNITHSEAYPAFLSRYAERAPQMAPLLRAFDADGLCQWIHELGIETFVGSSGRVFPTDMKAAPLLRAWLKRLRESGVVIHTRHRWLGWQADGQLLVDSPEGQKQLNPDAVLLALGGGSWARLGSDGAWMPLLAERGVDLAPLQPSNCGFDVAGWSEVLRSKFAGAPLKNIAIALEHSTPRLGECVITATGIEGSLIYAWSAPIREAINQQGEATILIDLLPGKPVDKIQAALAKPRGSRSMSKHLHSQLGIDGVKAALLRELAPAECFNDPAQLAQAIKALPLKLIKARPLDEAISSAGGVRFEAVDENLMLRQLPGVFCAGEMLDWEAPTGGYLLTGCFASGRAAGLGVLSWLKAKR, from the coding sequence ATGACTGAACCCTCCACACTCCCTTCCCGTCACGTCGCCATTATTGGCGGTGGCCCCGCCGGTTTGATGGCCGCCGAAGTGTTGAGTCAGGCGGGGATGAAGGTCGATCTCTACGATGGCATGCCGTCGGTGGGCCGCAAGTTTCTGCTGGCCGGGGTCGGCGGCATGAATATCACCCATTCCGAAGCCTACCCGGCTTTCCTGTCGCGCTACGCCGAACGCGCACCGCAGATGGCACCGTTGCTGCGCGCCTTCGATGCCGATGGGTTGTGCCAGTGGATTCATGAGTTGGGGATCGAAACCTTTGTCGGCAGTTCCGGCCGGGTGTTCCCCACCGATATGAAAGCCGCGCCGCTGCTGCGCGCATGGCTCAAGCGCCTGCGCGAGTCCGGTGTAGTTATCCACACCCGCCACCGCTGGCTGGGTTGGCAGGCCGATGGCCAGTTGTTGGTGGACAGTCCCGAAGGCCAAAAGCAGCTCAACCCCGACGCGGTGCTACTGGCCCTGGGCGGTGGCAGTTGGGCGCGACTGGGCTCGGACGGTGCCTGGATGCCCTTGCTGGCTGAACGCGGTGTTGACCTGGCCCCCTTGCAGCCGAGCAATTGCGGGTTTGATGTGGCGGGCTGGAGCGAGGTGCTGCGCAGCAAGTTCGCCGGCGCCCCGCTGAAAAACATCGCCATTGCCCTGGAACACAGCACGCCGCGCCTGGGCGAATGCGTGATTACCGCCACAGGCATTGAAGGCAGCTTGATTTACGCCTGGTCGGCGCCGATTCGTGAAGCGATCAATCAACAGGGTGAAGCGACGATCCTGATCGACCTGCTGCCGGGCAAGCCTGTGGATAAAATCCAGGCAGCCTTGGCCAAACCCCGCGGCTCACGCTCGATGAGCAAGCATTTGCACAGCCAGCTGGGGATTGATGGGGTAAAAGCGGCGCTGTTGCGCGAGCTGGCGCCTGCAGAATGCTTCAATGACCCGGCGCAACTGGCTCAGGCCATCAAGGCGCTACCGTTGAAGCTGATAAAAGCCCGCCCCTTGGACGAAGCCATCAGCAGCGCCGGTGGCGTGCGGTTCGAGGCTGTGGATGAAAATCTGATGCTCAGGCAATTACCCGGCGTGTTTTGTGCAGGCGAGATGCTGGATTGGGAAGCACCCACCGGCGGCTACTTGCTCACGGGCTGTTTTGCCAGTGGTCGTGCCGCAGGGTTAGGGGTATTAAGCTGGTTGAAGGCTAAACGTTGA
- a CDS encoding histone deacetylase — MPVPLIYHDDYSPQFPAEHRFPMDKFRLLRDHLVDSGLTLDAELLRPELCPVDILALAHDRSYIERYMAGELAREDQRRLGLPWSEALARRTVRAVGGSLLAAEQALEHGLACHLAGGTHHAHYDHPAGFCIFNDLAIISRYMLESGRVNRVLIFDCDVHQGDGTARILEHTPDAITVSLHCEKNFPARKAQSDWDIGLPMGMGDAEYLQVVDEALNYLLPLYQPDLVLYDAGVDVHKDDALGYLKLTDEGVAARDESVMRHCLGRDIPVVGVIGGGYSKDRKALARRHGILHHSAQKVWLSSGCH, encoded by the coding sequence ATGCCAGTGCCGCTGATTTACCACGATGACTACAGCCCGCAGTTCCCAGCGGAGCATCGTTTTCCTATGGATAAGTTCCGCCTGTTACGCGATCACCTGGTCGACTCCGGGCTGACCCTTGATGCAGAGCTGCTGCGTCCCGAATTATGCCCTGTGGATATCCTCGCCCTGGCCCATGACCGCAGCTATATCGAGCGCTATATGGCAGGCGAGCTGGCCCGCGAAGATCAACGCCGCCTGGGCCTGCCCTGGAGCGAGGCACTGGCGCGACGTACCGTTCGCGCCGTGGGCGGATCTCTGCTGGCCGCCGAGCAGGCGCTTGAGCACGGCCTGGCCTGCCATCTGGCGGGCGGCACTCATCACGCGCACTACGATCACCCGGCGGGTTTTTGCATCTTCAACGATCTGGCGATCATCAGCCGCTATATGCTGGAAAGCGGCCGGGTAAACCGCGTACTGATTTTTGACTGCGATGTGCATCAGGGCGACGGTACTGCGCGAATTCTTGAACATACGCCGGATGCCATTACCGTTTCCCTGCACTGCGAAAAAAACTTTCCGGCACGCAAGGCGCAAAGCGACTGGGACATCGGCCTGCCTATGGGTATGGGCGATGCTGAATATTTGCAAGTGGTGGACGAGGCGCTCAATTACCTGCTGCCGTTGTATCAACCGGATCTGGTGCTGTATGACGCCGGGGTCGATGTGCATAAAGACGACGCCCTGGGCTATTTGAAGCTCACCGATGAAGGTGTGGCGGCCCGTGACGAGAGCGTGATGCGCCACTGCCTGGGTCGCGACATACCGGTGGTCGGGGTGATTGGCGGCGGATACAGCAAGGATCGCAAGGCCCTGGCGCGCCGCCACGGGATATTGCATCACAGTGCACAGAAGGTCTGGCTGTCATCAGGTTGTCACTGA
- a CDS encoding GNAT family N-acetyltransferase — protein MEQIKELESARLHLRPWRDTDLAEFAAMCADPQVMRYFPAPLSRLESAALIGRVRGHFAEYGYGVWALERKDTGAFIGFTGLMNVSFEAPFTPAVEIAWRLAPEHWGLGYASEAAWAVLRCAFDRLALDQVVSFTSELNLPSQKVMQAIGMQHDVDGDFEHPLLPAGDPLRPHVLYRITRAQWLETLYG, from the coding sequence ATGGAGCAGATCAAAGAGCTCGAAAGTGCCCGTTTGCACTTGCGCCCCTGGCGTGACACAGACTTGGCCGAGTTCGCTGCCATGTGCGCCGACCCTCAGGTGATGCGCTATTTTCCGGCGCCCCTGAGCCGCCTTGAAAGCGCCGCGCTGATTGGCCGGGTTCGTGGTCACTTTGCCGAATATGGCTACGGGGTATGGGCATTGGAGCGCAAGGACACCGGTGCCTTTATCGGCTTTACCGGGCTGATGAATGTGTCGTTCGAGGCGCCGTTTACCCCTGCCGTAGAAATCGCCTGGCGTCTGGCTCCCGAACACTGGGGCCTGGGTTACGCCAGTGAGGCGGCCTGGGCCGTGTTGCGCTGCGCCTTTGATCGCCTGGCCCTGGACCAGGTGGTGTCGTTTACCAGCGAGCTGAACCTGCCCTCGCAAAAAGTCATGCAGGCGATTGGCATGCAGCACGATGTCGACGGTGATTTTGAACACCCCTTGCTGCCCGCAGGCGACCCGCTCAGACCCCATGTGCTGTACCGGATCACGCGGGCACAGTGGCTGGAAACCCTGTACGGCTAG
- the tesB gene encoding acyl-CoA thioesterase II, with product MSQVLDDLVNLLTLEPIEENLFRGSSQDLGFRQLFGGQVLGQSLSAMSQTVEDARHVHSMHGYFLRPGDAGLPVVYQVDRVRDGGSFSTRRVTAIQKGQPIFTSSASFQYDEGGFEHQTTMPDVVGPENLPSELDMMRLRAHLIPESMREKLLCAKPIEFRPVVGEDPFNPKVTDPIKYVWFRADGTLPDTPALHKYLLAYASDFGLLTTSLLPHGKGVWQNDMQVASLDHALWFHADLRADDWLLYAMDSPWAGNSRGFSRGSVYNRAGQLVASVTQEGLIRHRKDWA from the coding sequence ATGAGCCAAGTGTTGGATGATCTGGTCAATTTGCTGACCCTGGAACCGATCGAAGAGAACCTCTTTCGCGGCAGCAGTCAGGACTTGGGCTTTCGCCAGTTGTTCGGTGGTCAGGTGCTCGGTCAATCGCTGTCGGCCATGAGCCAGACGGTTGAAGACGCCCGCCACGTGCATTCCATGCACGGCTATTTCCTGCGCCCTGGTGATGCCGGTTTGCCCGTGGTGTATCAGGTTGATCGCGTGCGGGACGGCGGCAGCTTCAGCACGCGCCGGGTGACCGCGATCCAGAAGGGCCAGCCGATTTTTACCAGCAGCGCCTCGTTTCAGTACGACGAAGGCGGTTTTGAACATCAGACGACTATGCCTGACGTTGTGGGCCCTGAGAATCTTCCCTCGGAACTGGACATGATGCGCCTGCGTGCGCACCTGATCCCCGAGTCGATGCGGGAAAAACTGCTGTGCGCCAAGCCTATCGAGTTCCGCCCGGTGGTAGGAGAAGACCCGTTCAACCCCAAGGTTACTGATCCGATCAAGTACGTGTGGTTTCGCGCCGACGGCACCTTGCCCGATACCCCGGCGCTGCATAAGTACCTGCTGGCCTACGCCTCGGACTTCGGCTTGTTGACCACGTCCTTGCTGCCCCATGGCAAAGGGGTATGGCAAAACGATATGCAGGTCGCCAGCCTTGATCACGCACTGTGGTTCCATGCCGACCTGCGTGCCGATGACTGGTTGCTCTACGCCATGGACAGTCCATGGGCGGGCAATTCCCGTGGATTCTCCCGTGGCAGTGTCTACAACCGCGCTGGCCAACTGGTGGCTTCGGTCACGCAGGAAGGGTTGATCCGCCATCGCAAGGACTGGGCATGA
- a CDS encoding HAD family hydrolase, whose translation MTLKDVKHWVFDMDGTLTVAVHDFALIRRELEIPADADILTHLNGLPTEVAAAKHAWLLEHERELAQASTAAPGAVELVRDLAARGCRLGILTRNAQELAHITLKAIGLGECFAPEDVLGRDNAAHKPDPDGLLQLARAWDVAAANMVMVGDYYFDLACGRAAGSKTVLVNVPENPWPELTDWHAKDCYALRRLLG comes from the coding sequence ATGACACTCAAGGACGTCAAACACTGGGTTTTCGACATGGACGGCACCCTGACTGTTGCCGTGCATGACTTTGCCCTGATCCGCCGTGAGCTGGAGATCCCGGCGGATGCCGATATCCTCACTCATCTCAACGGCCTGCCCACCGAGGTGGCGGCGGCCAAACACGCCTGGCTGCTGGAGCATGAACGCGAGCTGGCACAGGCCTCCACCGCCGCGCCGGGCGCGGTTGAGCTGGTGCGCGACCTGGCGGCTCGTGGCTGTCGTCTGGGGATACTGACCCGAAATGCCCAGGAGCTGGCGCATATCACCCTCAAGGCCATTGGCCTGGGCGAATGCTTTGCGCCCGAGGATGTACTGGGCCGGGACAACGCGGCGCACAAACCCGACCCGGACGGCCTGCTGCAACTGGCGCGGGCATGGGATGTAGCAGCGGCGAACATGGTAATGGTGGGGGATTACTACTTTGACCTGGCGTGTGGTCGCGCGGCAGGCAGCAAAACCGTACTGGTCAATGTTCCTGAAAACCCGTGGCCGGAACTGACCGACTGGCATGCCAAAGACTGCTACGCGCTGCGCCGGTTGCTCGGTTAA